The following is a genomic window from Thermodesulfobacteriota bacterium.
CGATAGTGAATATTCAGGTTTTCTTCTTAATAACTCTAATCAAGTACTTCCGGCATTCCTCGGCGAGAAATATTAGCGGTGTAAAGGTAAAAAGAAAGGCCCAGTCTGAAAGTCCTAGCGAAGAGGTATTAAATATTTTTTGAAGAGGAGGGAAATAGACGATTGTGCTGATCAAGGCGATTTCGACACAAATTCCAAAAAGAATTAGTTTGTTGCTCAGAAAACCTATTTTAAATACCGACTCATTTTCAGTACGGCAGGCAAATACGTTTCCTATCTGAGTCATTACGATAGCTGCAAGACACATGGTAGTAGCTTTGAGGTAGATGGTTCCGGATGGGGCTAATTCCATTTCTGGCCGCCAGCCGGATGAATAATACACAAAGAAATAGCCGGACATACAGGCCACAGCCTCGATTATTCCCAAAAAACCATAAGCACGAAGGAGTAGAGGCAGGTCTAGGAGTCTCTTGTTTAAGGACCTTGGGGGTTGCTTCATGATTCCCGGTTCTGCACGCTCGGCTCCGAGTCCTAATGCCGGGATTAAATCGGTTCCCAGGTCAACGGCCAGTATCTGCATTATGGTGAGGGGCAGTGGGATTTTGAATATGACGAAAAGGATGAAAGGAACTATCTCCGGGATATTCGAAGCAAAGATATAAGTCACAAATTTCTTTATGTTAGAGTATATAGCCCTACCTTCCTCGATACCGGATACGATGCTGGCAAAATTGTCATCCGTAAGGATCATCGTCGCCGCCTCTTTGGCTACATCCGTCCCGCGAAGACCCATGGCAATTCCTACGTGGGCTTTTTTAAGTGCGGGGGCATCGTTAACACCGTCCCCGGTGACGGCGACTACTTCGCCCATGCTTTTGAGAGTCTCTACTATTCTCATCTTGTGTTCGGGTGAGACCCGTGCAAATATAACCTCCTTTGCCCGCAGGGCTTTCTTCAGTTCCTCATCGGTGATTTCCATAACCTCAGCGCCGGTAATGACTCGTGCATCTTCGCCTGTTACCAGCCCGATCTTTCTGGCAATTGATAGAGCGGTAAGACCATAATCACCGGTTATCATCACCACTTTTATTCCGGCGCTGTGGCATAGGTTTATCGCCTCCGGAACTTCGGGACGTGGCGGGTCCATCATTCCGGTAAGCGCGACGAAGGTAAGCTCGTTTTCGACTTCACTAACTGAGTAGGCATCCTTTTTCTCTATTTCTTTATAAGCCAATCCTAAAACCCTCAGGCCTTCCCGAGCAAAGTCATCGAGATGAGTCAAGATGGTATTCCTGACTTCATTTGTGAGTGGCTTGGTTTTACCATCCAGATAAACTGAATTACAAAGCGAGAGGATTTCACGCGGCGCTCCTTTTACATTAGCCACGATTCTCTCTTCCTCGTTCATACGGTTTATCGTGGACATACGCTTTCTCACCGAATCGAAAGTAAGCTGGAAAATTCTCGGATTTTTATTTCTTATTTCTCTGTAGTCAAAGCCGGCTTTTTGGGCGAGTACAAGAAGAGCTGCCTCCGTTGGGTCACCGGATATGGTCCAGAAAGGTTTTTCATCTGAGGGACCAACCAGCTCCGCGTTATTACAGAGGCAACCTATATCAAATAACAATTTCATATCGGAATCTTTTATAGCCTGATGGGACACAGGATTATCATCATGAAGTATTTGGCCATCCGGGTCATAGCCTGATCCGGTAATTTCAAAGAGCTTATCGTTAAACCACAGTTTTACCACGCTTACCTGATTGGTGGTGAGGGTACCGGTCTTATCTGTGCAAATTACGGTTGTACATCCAAGTGTTTCTACTGATGAAAGACGCTTTATTATCACATGCCTTTTCGCCATTCTTTGGACGGCCATGGCCAGGGCTAAACTGACTGTGGGAAGAAGTCCTTCCGGAACATTTGCTACAATAATCCCAATCGCGAATATGAAACTCTGGAAGGTTGTAAGGTGAGCAACGTAATTACCGAGAAAGAAGAATAGTACTCCCATGCTGACCGCCAGTATACTGACGACCTTTGTAACCTTAACCATCTCCTTCTGGAGCGGGCTTAAATCCTCCTTGATGACTTGAGTAAGCCTGGCGATTTTACCGATTTCGGTGTGCATGCCCGTGGCGATTACAATGGCTTTTCCGCTGCCGGAGAGGATGCTGGTCCCGCCAAAAACTAAGTTGGGCATTTCGGTCCAGAGGAAGTTCTTTCCGTCTAAAACAGGCTCGGAGATTTTGTATATCGGCCTTGATTCCCCGGTTAAAGCGGAGTTGTCGACGCGCATATCAAACGCCTGAAACAATCTTCCGTCGGCTGGTACCTTGTCTCCTTCTTCGAGCAGGATGATATCCCCTGGGACTATGTCCGCGGTCAAAATCCTTTTCTCTCGATTATCCCTTAGAACTCGACTGTAAGATGGGATGAGTACTCTTAGCGCCTCTACCGCCTTTTCTGCCTTGTATTCTTGCCAGAAGGAGAATACGGCATTAATGAAGATGACGGCAAGTATGGCCCAGCCGAGCTGCGGCATGCCGGCGACAAAAGCCAGAATTCCGGCCACCCAGAGCAGTATGGCAAAAAGGTTGGTCAGATTAGCGGCAAAGCGAAGATAGAGGG
Proteins encoded in this region:
- a CDS encoding HAD-IC family P-type ATPase — translated: MKISDLINENTIQLDLKATKKDEAIRELLNILHKAQKIRNPEDIFISIAEREKALSTAFADRLAIPHSTIQGISEPVACLAISRDGIDFGSTDGKPANLIFLFLSPAEETETHLQILSKAEGLFRNRILFNALLATNSKKELIEEIRNAERMGWDAYINLPEEEVWSELETKKGGLSEQEARRRLEEFGPNILEKIRTTPLYLRFAANLTNLFAILLWVAGILAFVAGMPQLGWAILAVIFINAVFSFWQEYKAEKAVEALRVLIPSYSRVLRDNREKRILTADIVPGDIILLEEGDKVPADGRLFQAFDMRVDNSALTGESRPIYKISEPVLDGKNFLWTEMPNLVFGGTSILSGSGKAIVIATGMHTEIGKIARLTQVIKEDLSPLQKEMVKVTKVVSILAVSMGVLFFFLGNYVAHLTTFQSFIFAIGIIVANVPEGLLPTVSLALAMAVQRMAKRHVIIKRLSSVETLGCTTVICTDKTGTLTTNQVSVVKLWFNDKLFEITGSGYDPDGQILHDDNPVSHQAIKDSDMKLLFDIGCLCNNAELVGPSDEKPFWTISGDPTEAALLVLAQKAGFDYREIRNKNPRIFQLTFDSVRKRMSTINRMNEEERIVANVKGAPREILSLCNSVYLDGKTKPLTNEVRNTILTHLDDFAREGLRVLGLAYKEIEKKDAYSVSEVENELTFVALTGMMDPPRPEVPEAINLCHSAGIKVVMITGDYGLTALSIARKIGLVTGEDARVITGAEVMEITDEELKKALRAKEVIFARVSPEHKMRIVETLKSMGEVVAVTGDGVNDAPALKKAHVGIAMGLRGTDVAKEAATMILTDDNFASIVSGIEEGRAIYSNIKKFVTYIFASNIPEIVPFILFVIFKIPLPLTIMQILAVDLGTDLIPALGLGAERAEPGIMKQPPRSLNKRLLDLPLLLRAYGFLGIIEAVACMSGYFFVYYSSGWRPEMELAPSGTIYLKATTMCLAAIVMTQIGNVFACRTENESVFKIGFLSNKLILFGICVEIALISTIVYFPPLQKIFNTSSLGLSDWAFLFTFTPLIFLAEECRKYLIRVIKKKT